Proteins encoded in a region of the Leifsonia sp. PS1209 genome:
- a CDS encoding AraC family transcriptional regulator, translating into MQANSAEMFRSRRIVSCRGIDQAREALTEVFLPVDFPTARASKSVALDLNALTVGRVTVGYMQFEDAVRIETAEAMNFHVDIPTAGRATMRAAFGSPIYGTQRTAGVFMPGRPVDLDCDAGFAQVSVMIPREHLQLELESMLDQRLTRPLEFTGELDLMAPGGRAMLQTLRLIDAVSEQPGGPLSHPLTLQRLEQLLMNNLLFAQPHSHSAQLTGSAPDPGARPVSRAVELLRSSPAHPWTVSELASAVSLSVRSMHEGFRRSLDTTPMAYLRRLRLEKVREELMAAPPGTVSVTEVATRWGFVHLGRFAAAYAAAFSERPSDTLRSTGQ; encoded by the coding sequence ATGCAAGCGAACTCGGCCGAGATGTTCCGCAGCCGACGCATCGTGTCGTGCCGCGGGATCGACCAGGCGCGCGAAGCACTCACCGAGGTCTTCCTGCCGGTCGACTTCCCGACGGCGCGGGCATCGAAGAGCGTCGCGCTGGACCTGAACGCCCTCACCGTCGGCCGGGTCACCGTCGGGTACATGCAGTTCGAGGACGCTGTGCGCATCGAGACGGCAGAGGCCATGAACTTCCACGTCGACATCCCGACGGCGGGGCGCGCGACGATGCGCGCGGCGTTCGGATCGCCGATCTACGGAACGCAGCGCACCGCGGGAGTGTTCATGCCGGGGAGGCCCGTCGACCTCGACTGCGACGCCGGCTTCGCGCAGGTCTCCGTGATGATCCCCAGGGAACACCTCCAGCTCGAACTCGAGAGCATGCTCGACCAGCGTCTGACGCGACCGCTCGAATTCACGGGCGAGCTGGACCTGATGGCCCCGGGCGGCCGCGCGATGCTCCAGACCCTCCGCCTCATCGACGCCGTCTCCGAGCAGCCAGGAGGACCCCTCTCCCATCCGCTCACGCTCCAGCGCCTCGAACAGCTCCTGATGAACAACCTGCTCTTCGCCCAGCCGCACAGCCATTCGGCCCAGCTGACGGGATCCGCCCCAGACCCCGGCGCCCGGCCGGTGTCTCGGGCCGTCGAGCTCCTGCGCAGCAGCCCCGCGCATCCCTGGACGGTGTCGGAACTGGCGTCGGCCGTCTCACTCAGCGTGCGCAGCATGCACGAGGGCTTCCGCCGCTCGCTCGACACCACGCCGATGGCCTACCTCCGCCGCCTCCGGCTGGAGAAGGTGCGCGAGGAACTGATGGCGGCCCCGCCCGGCACGGTCAGCGTGACGGAGGTAGCCACACGCTGGGGCTTCGTCCACCTGGGACGCTTCGCCGCCGCATACGCCGCCGCGTTCTCCGAACGGCCGTCCGACACCCTGCGTTCGACCGGGCAGTGA
- a CDS encoding FBP domain-containing protein yields MLPLTEQQLRSSFVNASRKEVSDLTLPADFQTIDWNTLDYLGWRDRKQPKRAYTVVILDDAPVGLLLRQSEASALSRPQCSWCQDVNLTNDVSFFSAKRAGQAGKNGDTVGTLVCTDFGCSANVRKRPPLAYVGFDVEAARQERMASLRERAASFAVSVLHGTGSGGGGR; encoded by the coding sequence ATGCTTCCCCTGACCGAGCAACAGCTCCGTTCGTCCTTCGTCAACGCCTCCCGCAAAGAGGTCAGCGACCTGACCCTGCCCGCCGACTTCCAGACCATCGACTGGAACACGCTCGACTATCTCGGCTGGCGCGACCGCAAACAGCCGAAGCGCGCGTACACGGTCGTCATCCTCGACGACGCCCCCGTCGGCCTGCTCCTCCGCCAGTCGGAGGCGTCAGCGCTCAGCCGCCCCCAGTGTTCCTGGTGCCAGGACGTCAACCTGACCAACGACGTGTCGTTCTTCAGCGCCAAGCGCGCAGGCCAGGCCGGCAAGAACGGCGACACGGTCGGAACGCTCGTCTGCACCGACTTCGGCTGCTCGGCCAACGTCCGCAAGCGCCCGCCCCTCGCATACGTCGGCTTCGACGTGGAGGCGGCCAGGCAGGAACGCATGGCGAGCCTGCGCGAGCGCGCGGCCAGCTTTGCGGTGTCGGTGCTGCACGGGACCGGCAGCGGGGGCGGCGGGCGGTGA
- a CDS encoding DUF1254 domain-containing protein: MTENVTGPTPNTRLTEAYVRAVGRMAYVWGWPMVSMINRRAAITSVPEPGLRGGVLPNAPLNRVCMLTDYIPAGQRFIACTNQDVLYGIGFGDLDVTPVIVQLPDFGDRFWVSAAWDQRTDSFAQLGKQYGTKAGFYALVGPDWDGDLPDGIAGVFRSSTALVAFCPRVFIEDTPEDRAAVIELITQINIYPLDEFDGTAHPYDWEHLPSFPMPEIGADEIHWVEPDRFFDQLRDVLGMVPPLPGEEALYQQFTAILDAADSDPDLKRALLDVAAEAEREIITPLLRWEHNGPEAGNGWYSAKNNSAFGTDYVTRAAIARSNMFENTPQETKYIFTDTDSSGRQLNGSDGNYEVTFAAGELPPVDGFWSLTLYNEHHFYYENEQGRYSLGTKNPGLHYGDDGSLTLYVGHRPPADAPESNWLPAPEAPFSLYIRAYWPKEPILDGTWLPPEVLRRG, from the coding sequence ATGACCGAGAACGTCACCGGACCGACACCGAACACGAGGTTGACCGAGGCGTACGTGCGCGCCGTCGGCCGGATGGCGTATGTGTGGGGCTGGCCGATGGTCTCGATGATCAATCGGCGCGCTGCGATCACGTCCGTGCCCGAGCCTGGCCTGCGTGGCGGGGTGCTGCCGAACGCTCCGCTGAACCGGGTCTGCATGCTCACCGACTACATCCCAGCGGGGCAACGCTTCATCGCCTGCACCAACCAGGATGTGCTGTACGGGATCGGCTTCGGCGACCTGGATGTGACGCCCGTCATCGTGCAGCTGCCGGACTTCGGCGACCGGTTCTGGGTGTCCGCCGCGTGGGACCAGCGCACGGACTCCTTCGCGCAGCTGGGGAAGCAGTACGGCACGAAGGCCGGCTTCTACGCACTGGTCGGCCCGGACTGGGACGGCGACCTCCCCGACGGGATCGCCGGTGTGTTCCGGTCCTCGACCGCGCTGGTCGCGTTCTGTCCGCGCGTGTTCATCGAGGACACCCCGGAAGACCGCGCGGCCGTGATCGAGCTGATCACGCAGATCAACATCTACCCGCTCGACGAGTTCGACGGCACGGCGCATCCGTACGACTGGGAGCACCTCCCGAGTTTCCCGATGCCCGAGATCGGCGCAGATGAGATCCACTGGGTCGAGCCTGACCGCTTCTTCGACCAGCTGCGGGATGTGCTCGGCATGGTTCCTCCGCTGCCGGGCGAGGAGGCGCTCTACCAGCAGTTCACCGCGATCCTGGATGCGGCCGACAGCGACCCCGACCTGAAGCGAGCACTGCTGGACGTGGCCGCCGAGGCGGAGCGCGAGATCATCACCCCGCTTCTGCGCTGGGAGCACAACGGACCGGAAGCTGGCAACGGATGGTATTCCGCGAAGAACAACTCGGCGTTCGGCACCGACTACGTCACCCGGGCCGCGATCGCCCGCTCGAACATGTTCGAGAACACCCCGCAGGAGACGAAGTACATCTTCACCGACACCGACTCGAGCGGCCGCCAGCTGAACGGCAGCGACGGCAACTACGAGGTGACCTTCGCGGCGGGCGAGCTTCCCCCTGTCGACGGCTTCTGGTCGCTCACCCTCTACAACGAGCACCACTTCTACTACGAGAACGAGCAGGGCCGATACTCTCTCGGCACCAAGAACCCCGGCCTGCACTACGGCGACGACGGCAGCCTCACGCTGTACGTCGGACACCGGCCGCCCGCGGACGCGCCGGAGTCGAACTGGCTTCCCGCCCCGGAAGCTCCGTTCTCCCTGTACATCCGCGCATACTGGCCGAAAGAGCCGATCCTGGACGGGACATGGCTGCCGCCGGAAGTGCTGCGGCGGGGATGA